The Bryobacteraceae bacterium genome includes a window with the following:
- a CDS encoding PAS domain-containing sensor histidine kinase: MPVSQRFRFSAGLIALSVLLALVVWQGSFTVGDYGPETPEQTYVFWALSSLIFLLTVLLAFMLFRDAVKLYFARRAGVEGTRIRTKILVGALGLTLLPSVFLFLWSFEVLNRNLDKWFSRPAERIKLNLSEIGEAMDAEAQRRAEVAARWLADSALFREFLTGSGTPAEFFSTACEIARAEEIHFVRPDGGHLTVCQSAEKEEGGTEHTARAPVAGGEIVVRLKTPVDLAAREREIQQQVRDYDRLAASRKETRRFYLQLLFLITLFVLFVAVWVALFLARQITAPVTALLEAARAVRSGDLSWRVQVAATDELATLVRAFNEMTQDLQANRDELERRRRFIEAVLESIPSGVISLGHDMTVLLVNSAMRSILPEQRIEAGMRLTDLIPGARAGEFLRLLKRARRTGAASRQFEVETPQGTRHLSLTVAALEASTTSGFVLVVEDTTDILRAQRAAAWHEVARRIAHELKNPITPISLSAERILRQMEKAPPAPEVQRIITECCATIQREVDSVKNLVDAFAQFARFPEAHLAPGDVNAVVEEALAVFEGRLEGITVRRRLERELPAVALDREQLKRALVNLIDNAAEAMSESPVRELLVETRAVAGDAVEVEVADTGCGISTEDKEKLFLPYFSTKKRGTGLGLAIVSHIVGEHHGQIRVEDNVPAGARFIIELPAAPVPDASMRLAEAQP; encoded by the coding sequence ATGCCGGTGAGCCAGCGATTCCGATTCTCGGCGGGACTGATCGCACTGTCCGTGCTGCTGGCGCTGGTGGTGTGGCAGGGCTCATTCACGGTAGGGGATTATGGGCCGGAGACGCCGGAGCAGACGTACGTGTTCTGGGCGCTGTCGAGCCTGATCTTCCTGCTGACGGTGCTGCTGGCGTTCATGCTGTTCCGGGACGCGGTGAAGCTGTATTTCGCGCGGCGGGCCGGGGTGGAAGGGACGCGGATCCGGACGAAGATCCTGGTCGGGGCGCTGGGGCTGACGCTGCTGCCGTCGGTGTTCCTGTTCCTGTGGAGCTTCGAGGTGCTGAACCGGAATCTGGACAAGTGGTTCAGCCGGCCGGCGGAGCGGATCAAGCTGAACCTGTCCGAGATCGGGGAGGCGATGGACGCCGAGGCGCAGCGGCGGGCGGAGGTGGCGGCGCGGTGGCTGGCGGACAGCGCGCTGTTCCGGGAGTTTCTGACCGGGAGCGGGACGCCGGCGGAGTTTTTCTCGACGGCGTGCGAAATCGCGCGCGCCGAGGAGATCCACTTCGTGCGGCCGGACGGCGGACATCTGACGGTGTGCCAGAGCGCGGAGAAAGAGGAGGGCGGAACGGAACACACGGCGCGGGCGCCGGTGGCGGGCGGCGAGATCGTCGTGCGGTTGAAGACGCCCGTGGATCTGGCGGCGCGGGAGCGGGAGATTCAACAGCAGGTGCGGGACTACGACCGGCTGGCGGCGAGCCGGAAGGAGACGCGGCGGTTCTATCTGCAGCTGCTGTTTCTGATCACGTTGTTCGTCCTGTTTGTGGCGGTGTGGGTGGCGCTGTTTCTGGCGCGGCAGATCACGGCGCCGGTGACGGCGCTGCTGGAGGCGGCGCGGGCGGTGCGGTCGGGGGACCTGTCGTGGCGCGTGCAGGTGGCGGCGACGGACGAGCTGGCGACGCTGGTGCGGGCGTTCAACGAGATGACGCAGGACCTGCAGGCGAACCGGGACGAGCTGGAGCGGCGGCGGCGGTTCATCGAGGCGGTGCTCGAGAGCATACCGTCGGGGGTGATCAGCCTGGGGCACGACATGACGGTGCTGCTGGTGAACAGCGCGATGCGGAGCATCCTGCCGGAGCAGCGGATCGAGGCGGGGATGCGGCTGACGGACCTGATTCCCGGAGCGAGGGCTGGGGAGTTCCTGCGGCTGCTGAAGAGGGCGCGGCGGACGGGGGCGGCGTCGAGGCAGTTTGAAGTGGAGACGCCGCAGGGGACGCGGCATCTGTCGCTGACGGTGGCGGCGCTGGAGGCGTCGACGACGTCGGGGTTCGTGCTGGTGGTGGAGGACACGACGGACATTCTGCGCGCGCAGCGGGCGGCGGCGTGGCACGAGGTGGCGCGGCGGATCGCGCACGAGCTGAAGAACCCGATCACGCCGATTTCGCTGAGCGCGGAGCGGATTCTGAGGCAGATGGAGAAGGCGCCGCCCGCGCCGGAGGTGCAGCGGATCATCACGGAGTGCTGCGCGACGATTCAGCGGGAGGTGGACAGCGTGAAGAACCTGGTGGATGCGTTCGCGCAGTTCGCGCGGTTTCCGGAAGCGCATCTGGCGCCGGGGGACGTGAATGCGGTGGTGGAGGAGGCGCTGGCGGTGTTCGAGGGGCGGCTGGAAGGGATCACGGTGCGGCGGCGGCTGGAGCGGGAGCTGCCGGCGGTGGCGCTCGACCGGGAGCAGCTGAAGCGGGCGCTGGTGAACCTGATCGACAACGCGGCGGAGGCGATGAGCGAATCGCCTGTGCGCGAGCTGCTGGTGGAGACGCGGGCGGTGGCGGGGGACGCGGTGGAGGTGGAGGTGGCGGACACGGGGTGCGGGATCTCGACTGAGGACAAGGAGAAGCTGTTCCTGCCGTACTTCAGCACGAAGAAGCGGGGCACCGGGCTGGGGTTGGCGATTGTGAGCCATATCGTGGGCGAGCATCACGGGCAGATCCGGGTGGAGGACAATGTGCCGGCGGGCGCGCGGTTTATCATCGAATTGCCGGCCGCGCCGGTGCCGGATGCGAGCATGAGGTTGGCGGAAGCGCAACCATGA
- a CDS encoding sigma-54-dependent Fis family transcriptional regulator, whose amino-acid sequence MSSARILIVDDEPGIRESLAGILQDEGFAAEAVGTGEECLEKLAADCFDAVLLDVWLPGMDGLAVLERVREAPPAGAPVFIMISGHGSIESAVRATKLGAFDFLEKPLTIERVLLVLRNALEHRRLQLEVAELRQAARPKPEIIGESVPIKALRQQIALMAATNGRVLIYGESGTGKELVAHAIHAQSGRAEGPFVEVNCAALPDDLIEAELFGQRPGAPGVTAAKIGKFEKADGGTLFLDEVGDMSLRVQAKLLRVLDEQRIEPVGASQPVQVDVRVIASTNKNLEEEIERGNFREDLFYRLNVIPFEVPPLRERVEDIPLLAEHFLEEFAAAYGRKRKELTPEAVRVLQQYPWPGNVRELKNLMERIVIMYPQTRIDARHIPLPAGRRAAERAQERPVSLQEVRQEAERRYILKKLEETGGNITRTAELLGLERSNLYKKMRALGILARD is encoded by the coding sequence ATGAGCAGCGCACGGATTCTGATTGTGGACGACGAACCGGGCATCCGGGAATCGCTGGCGGGGATTCTGCAGGACGAGGGATTCGCGGCGGAAGCGGTGGGGACGGGCGAGGAGTGCCTGGAGAAGCTGGCCGCGGACTGTTTCGATGCCGTGCTGCTGGACGTGTGGCTGCCGGGGATGGACGGGCTGGCGGTGCTCGAAAGAGTGCGGGAGGCGCCGCCGGCGGGCGCGCCGGTGTTCATCATGATCAGCGGGCACGGGAGCATCGAGAGCGCGGTGCGGGCGACGAAGCTGGGGGCGTTCGATTTTCTGGAGAAGCCGCTGACGATCGAACGGGTGCTGCTGGTGCTGAGGAACGCGCTCGAGCACCGGAGGCTGCAGCTTGAAGTGGCGGAACTGCGGCAGGCGGCGCGGCCGAAGCCGGAGATCATCGGCGAGAGCGTGCCGATCAAGGCGCTGCGGCAGCAGATCGCGCTGATGGCGGCGACGAACGGGCGGGTGCTGATTTACGGGGAAAGCGGGACGGGCAAGGAGCTGGTGGCGCATGCGATTCACGCGCAGAGCGGGCGCGCGGAGGGACCGTTCGTGGAGGTCAACTGCGCGGCGCTGCCGGACGATCTGATCGAGGCGGAGCTGTTCGGACAGCGGCCCGGGGCGCCGGGAGTGACGGCGGCCAAGATCGGCAAATTCGAGAAGGCGGACGGGGGCACGCTGTTTCTGGACGAAGTCGGGGACATGAGCCTGCGGGTGCAGGCGAAGCTGCTGCGGGTGCTGGACGAACAGAGGATCGAGCCGGTGGGGGCCTCGCAGCCGGTGCAGGTGGACGTGCGGGTGATCGCGTCGACGAACAAGAACCTGGAGGAAGAGATCGAGCGGGGGAATTTCCGGGAGGACCTGTTCTACCGGCTGAACGTGATTCCGTTCGAAGTGCCGCCGCTGCGGGAGAGGGTGGAGGACATTCCGCTGCTGGCGGAGCATTTCCTGGAGGAGTTTGCGGCGGCGTACGGGCGGAAGCGGAAAGAGCTGACGCCGGAGGCGGTGCGGGTGCTGCAGCAGTACCCGTGGCCGGGCAACGTGCGGGAGCTGAAGAACCTGATGGAGCGGATCGTGATCATGTATCCCCAGACGCGGATCGACGCGCGCCACATTCCGCTGCCGGCAGGGAGGAGGGCGGCGGAGCGGGCGCAGGAAAGGCCGGTGAGCCTGCAGGAAGTGCGGCAGGAGGCGGAGCGGCGCTACATCCTGAAGAAGCTGGAAGAGACGGGCGGCAACATCACGCGGACGGCGGAGCTGCTGGGGCTGGAGCGGAGCAATTTGTACAAGAAGATGCGCGCGCTGGGGATTCTGGCGCGGGACTGA
- a CDS encoding NADH-quinone oxidoreductase subunit M: MDHLLSLILCVPLAGLLVLFFLPSTNARLIKLWANLVFLAGFLVSLPLWFQFDPAGPVFQFVEKAPWIPAIGASWHLGVDGYAALLILLTALVGAVAILCSWSAITERLKEYYGHFMLLQFGMLGVFAARDFLLFFVFWELTLIPMYFIIAIWGGERRGYSAIKFVLYTLIGSMFLLLGMLAFYWQHYVQFRTLTWDLNELMRTQMPPEYAWWVFWAFFLGFAVKVPMWPLHTWLPDAHTEAPTAGSVILAGILLKMGTYGFLRFSLPMLPETSRDAKVVGIMAGLSIIAIIYGALVCLMQTDWKKLIAYSSVSHMGFCTLGIFALNEAGIAGSIIQQINHGVSTSMLFLIVGVVYERRHTRLIAEYGGLFRAMPVFTAVFLIAALSSMGMPPLNGFIGEITIIRGAYEVSFWWALACGAGIALGAAYLLWLFQRTMLGEMTNEKNAGLKDLNWREMAYFSPLLALVFWIGLYPAPFFRMLEGSVGAMLEAVQR, encoded by the coding sequence ATGGATCACCTGCTCTCGCTCATCCTGTGCGTGCCCCTCGCCGGGCTGCTGGTTCTGTTCTTCCTGCCTTCGACGAACGCACGGCTGATCAAGCTTTGGGCGAACCTTGTGTTTCTGGCGGGATTCCTGGTCTCGCTGCCGCTGTGGTTTCAGTTTGATCCGGCGGGACCGGTGTTCCAGTTTGTGGAGAAGGCGCCGTGGATTCCGGCGATCGGAGCGTCGTGGCACCTGGGGGTGGACGGTTACGCGGCGCTGCTGATCCTGCTGACGGCGCTGGTGGGCGCGGTGGCGATCCTGTGCTCGTGGTCGGCGATTACGGAGCGGCTGAAGGAATACTACGGGCACTTCATGCTGCTGCAGTTCGGGATGCTGGGGGTGTTCGCGGCGCGGGACTTCCTGCTGTTTTTCGTGTTCTGGGAACTGACGCTGATCCCGATGTATTTCATCATTGCGATCTGGGGCGGGGAGCGGCGGGGCTATTCGGCGATCAAGTTCGTGCTGTATACGCTGATCGGGTCGATGTTCCTGCTGCTGGGCATGCTGGCGTTCTACTGGCAGCACTACGTGCAGTTCAGGACGCTGACGTGGGACCTGAACGAGCTGATGCGGACGCAGATGCCGCCGGAATATGCATGGTGGGTGTTCTGGGCGTTCTTCCTGGGTTTTGCGGTGAAGGTGCCGATGTGGCCGCTGCACACGTGGCTTCCGGACGCGCACACGGAGGCGCCGACGGCAGGGTCGGTGATTCTGGCGGGCATTCTGCTGAAGATGGGGACGTACGGGTTCCTGCGGTTTTCGCTGCCGATGCTGCCGGAGACGAGCCGGGACGCGAAGGTCGTGGGCATCATGGCGGGGCTTTCGATCATCGCGATCATCTACGGGGCGCTGGTGTGCCTGATGCAGACGGACTGGAAGAAGCTGATCGCGTATTCGTCGGTGAGCCACATGGGGTTCTGCACGCTGGGCATCTTCGCGCTGAACGAGGCGGGCATCGCGGGATCGATCATCCAGCAGATCAACCACGGCGTGTCGACGAGCATGCTGTTTCTGATCGTGGGAGTGGTGTACGAGCGGCGGCATACGCGGCTGATCGCGGAGTACGGGGGGCTGTTCCGGGCGATGCCGGTGTTCACGGCGGTGTTTCTGATTGCGGCGCTGAGCTCGATGGGGATGCCGCCGCTGAACGGGTTCATCGGCGAGATCACGATCATCCGCGGCGCGTACGAGGTCAGCTTCTGGTGGGCGCTGGCGTGCGGCGCCGGGATTGCGCTGGGCGCGGCGTATCTGCTGTGGCTTTTCCAGCGGACGATGCTCGGGGAGATGACGAACGAGAAGAACGCGGGGCTGAAGGACCTGAACTGGCGGGAGATGGCGTACTTTTCGCCGCTGCTGGCGCTGGTGTTCTGGATCGGACTGTATCCGGCGCCGTTCTTCCGGATGCTGGAAGGGAGCGTGGGGGCGATGCTGGAAGCGGTGCAACGCTAA
- the phrB gene encoding deoxyribodipyrimidine photo-lyase, with protein MVKERIRQLNSAPVRPDGEYVMYWAGANRRVESNHGLLRAAEIANELGLPVLYYEGVTCAHPHANDRLHTFLLEGVPDTARRLKRLGIGYCFTLRRRMADPDGVFFRVAAKAACVVADDYPTYWPAHVNATVPAKLNVRYEAVDSSCIVPMNVLDKREYAAYTIRPKIHRLLEKYLAPCPEPRVKRRWEGPPPEFHFEFREEQIPAIVASCEIDHSVPPSICFRGSRAEAEARLAQFLEKNLHRYAKERNQPAAHATSRMSPYLHFGRISALEIALAVREYAREHRLIAEEYLEELIVRRELAFNFARHSKNPESLSNLPDWARATLVAHARDPRTPCYTRAQFEQAQTHDALWNACQKEMLLRGVIHGYYRMYWGKKIIEWSPTCQDALETMIRIHDRWALDGRDPNTYTNILWCFGLHDRPWQERAVFGMVRYMSLDGMKRKTNVDAYLREIAWLEQTGSDPFVSLTGQPCASR; from the coding sequence ATGGTGAAAGAGAGGATCCGGCAACTGAACAGCGCTCCGGTGCGGCCGGACGGAGAGTACGTGATGTACTGGGCCGGGGCCAACCGCCGGGTGGAGTCGAACCACGGGCTGCTGCGGGCGGCGGAGATCGCCAACGAGCTGGGGCTGCCGGTGCTGTACTACGAGGGCGTGACGTGCGCCCATCCGCACGCCAACGACCGGCTGCACACGTTCCTGCTGGAGGGCGTGCCGGACACGGCGCGGCGGCTGAAGCGGCTGGGGATCGGCTACTGCTTCACGCTGCGGAGGCGGATGGCGGACCCGGACGGCGTGTTTTTCCGGGTGGCCGCAAAGGCAGCCTGCGTGGTGGCGGACGATTACCCGACCTACTGGCCGGCGCATGTGAACGCGACCGTGCCGGCGAAGCTGAATGTGCGGTACGAGGCGGTGGACTCTTCCTGCATCGTGCCGATGAACGTGCTGGACAAGCGCGAATACGCGGCGTACACGATCCGTCCGAAGATCCACCGGCTGCTGGAGAAGTATCTCGCGCCCTGCCCGGAGCCGCGGGTGAAGAGGAGATGGGAGGGACCGCCGCCGGAGTTTCACTTCGAGTTCAGGGAAGAGCAGATTCCGGCGATCGTGGCTTCGTGCGAGATCGATCATTCGGTGCCGCCGTCGATCTGTTTCCGGGGTTCGCGGGCGGAGGCGGAAGCGCGGCTTGCGCAGTTTCTCGAAAAGAATCTGCACCGGTATGCGAAGGAGCGGAACCAGCCGGCGGCGCACGCCACGTCGAGGATGAGCCCGTATCTGCATTTCGGGCGGATTTCAGCGCTGGAGATCGCGCTGGCGGTGCGTGAGTACGCCCGCGAGCACCGGCTGATCGCCGAAGAGTATCTGGAAGAGCTGATCGTGAGGCGGGAGCTGGCGTTCAACTTCGCGCGGCACTCGAAGAACCCGGAGTCGCTGTCGAACCTGCCGGACTGGGCGCGGGCGACGCTGGTGGCGCATGCGAGAGACCCGCGGACGCCATGCTACACGCGGGCGCAGTTCGAGCAGGCGCAGACGCACGACGCGCTGTGGAACGCCTGCCAGAAGGAGATGCTGCTGCGGGGGGTGATCCACGGCTACTACCGGATGTACTGGGGCAAGAAGATCATCGAGTGGTCGCCGACGTGCCAGGACGCGCTGGAGACGATGATCCGCATTCACGACCGCTGGGCGCTGGACGGGCGGGATCCGAACACGTACACGAACATCCTGTGGTGCTTCGGACTGCACGACCGGCCGTGGCAGGAGCGGGCGGTGTTCGGGATGGTGCGGTACATGTCGCTGGACGGGATGAAGCGGAAGACGAACGTGGACGCGTATTTGCGGGAGATCGCGTGGCTGGAGCAGACTGGAAGTGATCCCTTTGTTTCGTTGACAGGACAACCATGCGCATCACGATGA
- a CDS encoding epimerase: protein MRITMTGATGFIGSRVRARLEAAGREVRAVSRRERAGFHAWAGPEAPFPEGALEGSDAVIHLAGETVAQRWTEAVKRRIRESRVEGTKRLVEALEKAGKRPGVLICASATGYYGNRGEEVLDETSGPGEGFLAETCVEWERAAARAAELGLRVVHLRFGMVLGREGGALAKMLPAFRLCLGGKLGTGQQWMPWIHIEDAVEMMVWALQEPGLSGACNAVAPAPVRNADFTRALEGILGRPAMWTVPEWALRAALGEGAEIALASQRVMPRVAANAGFRFRHPHVADALRSLLS, encoded by the coding sequence ATGCGCATCACGATGACCGGTGCAACGGGTTTCATCGGCTCGCGGGTGCGGGCGAGGCTGGAAGCCGCGGGCCGCGAGGTGCGGGCGGTGAGCCGGCGGGAGCGGGCGGGATTCCATGCGTGGGCGGGGCCGGAGGCGCCGTTCCCGGAGGGCGCTCTCGAGGGGAGCGACGCCGTGATCCACCTGGCCGGGGAGACGGTGGCGCAGCGGTGGACGGAGGCGGTGAAGCGGCGGATCCGGGAGAGCCGGGTGGAGGGGACGAAGAGGCTGGTGGAGGCGCTGGAAAAAGCCGGGAAGAGGCCCGGGGTGCTGATCTGCGCCTCGGCCACCGGCTACTACGGGAACCGCGGCGAGGAGGTGCTCGACGAGACGTCGGGTCCCGGGGAAGGTTTTCTGGCCGAGACGTGCGTGGAATGGGAGCGCGCGGCGGCGCGGGCGGCGGAGCTGGGGCTGCGGGTGGTGCATCTGCGGTTCGGGATGGTGCTGGGGCGGGAGGGGGGCGCGCTGGCGAAGATGCTGCCGGCATTCCGGCTGTGCCTCGGGGGCAAGCTGGGAACGGGGCAGCAGTGGATGCCGTGGATCCATATCGAGGACGCCGTGGAGATGATGGTGTGGGCGCTGCAGGAGCCGGGATTGAGCGGCGCCTGCAACGCGGTGGCGCCGGCTCCGGTGAGGAATGCGGACTTCACGCGGGCGCTGGAGGGGATCCTCGGAAGACCGGCGATGTGGACCGTGCCGGAGTGGGCGCTGCGGGCGGCGCTGGGAGAGGGAGCGGAGATCGCCCTGGCGAGCCAGCGGGTGATGCCGCGGGTGGCGGCGAATGCGGGTTTCCGGTTCCGGCACCCGCATGTGGCGGACGCGCTGAGGTCTTTGTTATCCTGA
- a CDS encoding phycocyanobilin lyase: MARCLALLLALLAAGALPAQEDSKQKVRQLRELGRQGSAAIDRIAPYLRDTDPEVRREAVRALVQIGTVRSLDPLVEACRDSDPEVQIRAIDGIVNFYLPGYVARGFSATLRRAGNLITGRWTDSPGDEVVEPDTPVRREIIEAISRVAESGASQDARANALRALGILRARSALPVLVEALRSKESRLIYEALISIQKIRDRSVADRVAFLVRDLDEKVQLAAIETAGLLGSKESVPQLLRVLDSPRNKQVRRAAVLALAQIAPPESRNQFLSLLSDPDDSIRAAAAEGLGRLANPQDAAAIDKAWSAERRILARLALAFAKVRLGNRETGSFSPLSYLVNNLNQRAWRGIALPYLSELALDRAVRNSLYVLAGDTATRDEKTGIAQALATSGGEDSIPFLEKLSRDQDAEVAREALRALRILRSRL; encoded by the coding sequence ATGGCCCGTTGCCTGGCGCTGCTGCTGGCGTTGCTCGCCGCCGGCGCTCTCCCCGCGCAGGAAGACTCGAAACAGAAAGTCCGCCAGCTGCGCGAACTCGGCCGTCAGGGCTCCGCCGCCATCGACCGCATCGCCCCTTACCTTCGCGACACCGATCCCGAAGTCCGCCGCGAGGCCGTCCGCGCCCTCGTCCAGATCGGCACGGTCCGCAGCCTCGATCCGCTCGTCGAGGCCTGCCGCGACTCCGACCCTGAGGTCCAGATCCGCGCCATCGACGGCATCGTCAACTTCTACCTGCCCGGTTACGTCGCCCGCGGCTTCTCCGCCACCCTCCGCCGCGCCGGCAACCTCATCACCGGCCGCTGGACCGACAGCCCCGGCGACGAAGTCGTCGAACCGGACACCCCGGTCCGCCGCGAAATCATCGAGGCGATCTCCCGCGTCGCCGAAAGCGGCGCCTCCCAGGACGCCCGCGCCAACGCCCTGCGCGCCCTCGGCATCCTCCGCGCGCGCAGCGCCCTGCCCGTGCTCGTCGAGGCCCTCCGCTCCAAAGAAAGCCGCCTGATCTACGAGGCCCTCATCTCGATCCAGAAGATCCGCGACCGCAGCGTCGCCGATCGCGTCGCCTTCCTCGTCCGCGACCTCGACGAGAAGGTCCAGCTCGCGGCCATCGAGACCGCCGGTCTGCTGGGCTCGAAAGAATCCGTCCCTCAGCTGCTCCGCGTTCTGGACTCCCCACGCAACAAACAGGTCCGCCGCGCCGCCGTCCTCGCCCTCGCCCAGATCGCTCCCCCCGAGTCCCGCAACCAGTTCCTGTCTCTCCTCTCCGACCCCGATGACAGCATCCGCGCCGCCGCCGCCGAGGGACTGGGCCGCCTCGCCAACCCCCAGGACGCCGCCGCCATCGACAAGGCCTGGAGCGCCGAGCGCAGAATCCTCGCCCGCCTCGCCCTCGCCTTCGCCAAAGTCCGCCTCGGCAACCGCGAAACCGGCAGCTTCAGCCCCCTCTCCTACCTGGTCAACAACCTCAATCAGCGCGCCTGGCGCGGCATCGCCCTTCCCTACCTCAGCGAACTCGCTCTCGACCGCGCCGTGCGCAACTCCCTTTACGTCCTCGCCGGAGACACCGCCACCCGCGACGAAAAAACCGGCATCGCCCAGGCTCTCGCCACCAGCGGCGGCGAGGACTCCATCCCCTTCCTCGAGAAGCTCTCCCGCGATCAGGACGCCGAGGTCGCCCGCGAAGCCCTCCGCGCCCTCCGCATCCTCCGCAGCCGGCTTTGA
- the mqnD gene encoding 1,4-dihydroxy-6-naphtoate synthase, with protein sequence MEIVCAHSPDSDDAFMFYALATKKLRSRLVSFRHVLSDIETLNQKAMAGEYELTAISYHAYPYVADKYVLLASGSSVGDGYGPMVVANAPLEVQELKGKRIAVPGKLTTAYLALKIMEPDFEPVIVPFDRIPDALRDRTVDAGLVIHEVQLTYAKGGFHQVVDLGRWFKSAYNLPLPLGANALLRSLPEEIRSECCRMMRESILYALENHEEALNYALQFARDMEPVLAEKFVGMYVNHFTVDAGEVLPQAAQKLLDLGYEAGLIPKRVEVEFVR encoded by the coding sequence ATGGAAATTGTCTGCGCCCACAGTCCTGATAGCGACGATGCGTTCATGTTCTATGCGCTGGCGACGAAGAAATTGCGCAGCCGGCTTGTCTCTTTCCGCCATGTTCTCAGCGACATCGAGACGCTGAACCAGAAAGCCATGGCGGGCGAATACGAACTGACCGCGATTTCCTATCACGCCTACCCCTACGTCGCCGACAAGTACGTCCTGCTGGCCAGCGGTTCCAGCGTGGGCGACGGTTACGGTCCGATGGTGGTCGCCAATGCCCCGCTCGAAGTCCAGGAGCTGAAAGGCAAGCGCATCGCCGTTCCCGGCAAGCTCACCACCGCCTATCTGGCTCTGAAAATCATGGAGCCGGACTTCGAGCCCGTCATTGTTCCGTTCGACCGTATCCCCGACGCGCTCCGGGACCGGACGGTCGATGCAGGACTCGTCATCCATGAAGTGCAGCTGACGTACGCCAAGGGCGGCTTCCACCAGGTCGTCGACCTCGGGCGATGGTTCAAGTCCGCCTACAATCTCCCTCTCCCGCTGGGAGCCAACGCGCTGCTCCGCTCGCTGCCTGAAGAAATCCGCAGCGAGTGCTGCCGCATGATGCGCGAAAGCATCCTCTACGCCCTCGAAAACCACGAAGAGGCCCTCAATTACGCCCTGCAGTTCGCACGCGACATGGAACCCGTGCTGGCTGAAAAATTCGTCGGAATGTATGTGAACCATTTCACCGTCGATGCCGGCGAAGTCCTGCCTCAGGCCGCGCAGAAGCTGCTCGACCTGGGCTACGAAGCAGGATTGATCCCGAAGCGAGTGGAAGTGGAGTTTGTCCGTTAG
- a CDS encoding glycosyl hydrolase: MMTSTRRAWLASLAAPVLAPARDEGFQPLFDGRSLKGWVLVHGRGRGYIVENGAIVCPEDGGGNLFTESEYADFVLRLEWRLWEGGNNGIGIRAPLEGDAAYAGMEIQILDDESPVYQRMHLRPAQYTGSVYDVFPAVRGFVLRNGAWNAMEIRAEGRRIQVTLNGRRITDADLDAVKDPEILKKHPGLQRRSGHIGFLGHGTRVEFRDIRIRVL, translated from the coding sequence ATGATGACTTCCACCCGGCGCGCCTGGCTGGCTTCCCTCGCCGCCCCGGTTCTCGCTCCGGCGCGCGACGAGGGTTTCCAGCCCCTGTTCGATGGAAGATCCCTCAAAGGCTGGGTGCTGGTTCACGGCAGGGGCCGCGGCTACATCGTCGAAAACGGCGCCATCGTCTGCCCGGAGGACGGCGGCGGCAACCTTTTCACCGAATCAGAATACGCGGATTTTGTTCTCCGTCTCGAGTGGCGCCTGTGGGAGGGCGGCAACAACGGCATCGGCATCCGCGCGCCGCTCGAGGGCGACGCCGCCTATGCCGGCATGGAAATTCAGATTCTCGACGATGAATCGCCTGTCTATCAGAGGATGCACCTCAGACCCGCGCAATACACTGGCTCCGTCTATGATGTTTTCCCCGCCGTGCGCGGGTTCGTGCTCCGCAACGGAGCCTGGAACGCGATGGAGATCCGGGCGGAGGGGCGCAGGATTCAGGTGACGCTGAACGGCCGGCGCATTACGGATGCGGATCTGGACGCAGTGAAGGACCCGGAGATCCTGAAAAAGCACCCGGGCCTCCAGCGCCGCTCCGGCCACATCGGTTTCCTCGGTCATGGAACCCGGGTCGAGTTCCGCGATATCCGCATCCGTGTCTTGTGA